The Tenrec ecaudatus isolate mTenEca1 chromosome 9, mTenEca1.hap1, whole genome shotgun sequence genome window below encodes:
- the LOC142456339 gene encoding mitochondrial import receptor subunit TOM5 homolog has translation MFWIEGFAPKLDPEEMKQKMRKDVVSSIRNFLIYMALLRVTPFILKKLESI, from the coding sequence ATGTTTTGGATCGAGGGCTTCGCGCCGAAGCTGGACCCTgaggaaatgaaacaaaagatgcGCAAGGACGTGGTCTCCTCCATACGGAACTTTCTGATTTACATGGCCCTGCTGCGAGTCACTCCGTTTATCTTAAAGAAATTGGAGAGTATATGA